The Streptococcus sp. DTU_2020_1001019_1_SI_AUS_MUR_006 sequence AAACAAATTGAAAAGAACTTTTTTGAAGAAAATGAAACCTATTTTCGAATAGTCTACCTCTGGGCAGAAGGTTTGCTTGATAGTAAGCAAGGAAGAGCAGAGGAAGGGCAGAGAAAGATGGAGGACGCTATTCGTATTTTCGAGATGATTGGTTGTAGCAGATCTGCTGACTATTATAGAAGCACCATGGAGTGTTGAATATCTGCAACTAGATAAAATAACTTGAAACGATAGGACTGTGAAGATACTTATTAGCATTAGACAAATTCTATCGTTTTCGTTATCAGTTTAGTCTGTTGCATATATTCAAAAATGTCTTCTCGTAAGATTCTTGATGCTATACTAGAGCTACCATAAAAGTAGTATGTGAGAAAGAGAGGAATCTATATGAAACTATTACTAAGAAATCAAGCATACAGAGTTTTGAGTTTATCACGATTTTTCAATGCTTTTGGAGCTTCCATTTTTAATTTAGTGTTTGTGGTCTATGCCTCGACTTTGCCAGAGGCTTCTGTTGCCGTTGCCATGGCGAATGTTGTGATGATGCTTCCAACTCTTTTTACAGTTTTTGTGGGGATTCGGGCAGATTATACCAAGGACAAGGTCAAATGGATGACCTATGTCGGTTTATTTCAGGCGGTTTTATTTTTTCTAGCAGCCCTAGTTGTTCAGCAAGCTAGTTTCTTTGCCTTTTCGACCCTTTGCCTCATCAATGTCATTAGTGATGTAGCCAGTGATTTTGCGGGTGGCTTGCGAATGCCTCTCGTTAAAGAAAAGGTAGCAGAGTCAGATCTGATGGAGGCCTATTCCTTTTCTCAGTTTATTACCTACATCTCTGCGATTGGCGGCCAAGCTTTTGGAGTTTGGCTATTAGGGGTGTCAACACAGAACTTTTCGCTCGTAGCGGTAATCAATGCCATATTTTTCCTAGTGTCAGCTCTCGTTCTCTTTTTAGGAAGGGCTGAATTAGGCTTATCAACTCCACTTGTTGATAGTAAATCACTGAAAAATGAGAAACTTTCTATCAAAGATCAATTTTTAACGATTTACCGAAACTTACGCCTCGTTTTTCTTAAAAGTGGACAGAAAAACTTTGGTTTTATGCTCTTTGCTATCTTGATTATCAATGCTTTGGGTGGTGCCTTAGGTGGTATCTATAACATCTTCCTTTTAAATCATTCCTTACTGAATTTTTCCTACAAGGATGCCTTGTTTATCTTACAATTGATTACCTTATTAGCAGTTATCATCAGTAGCCTTACTGGCAATGATTATTTTGGGAAGCAATCTCTACCTAGATTGATGATGTGGGTTACATTAGGAGCCAGTCTAGTTGGTCTATCTAATTTGTTAAACCAAGTCTTGCTCGGGATGCTTTTCGTCTTTTTTACCATGTATGTTTCTGGGAAAATTTCTCCAAAGATTAGTGCTCTGCTCATGAAAAATCTTGCTCCAGAGGTTCTCTCTCGTACCAGTAATTTTTTAGGTTTGTTGTTTACTCTATCTATACCAGTGGGGACAGCCTGTTTTTCACTGGTGGCAGTATGGGATATACAGTTAACATGGGCTCTGTTTGTTGGGCTTTCCTTGCTTGCGATTCTCCTAGCTAGTCTTAATCTCAAACATGAAATTTAGGTGTTAGTCTTCTTTTCACACTGTCCCAATCCCCTCATTTATGGTAAAATAGGACTATTAAGTTATAAAGAGGATTCCCTATGAAATTACAAAAACCAAAAGGAACGCAGGATATTTTACCTGCTGAGTCTGCCAAATGGCAGTACGTTGAAGGCTTTGCGCGTGAAATCTTCAAACGCTACAACTACGCAGAAGTGCGTACTCCTATTTTTGAGCACTACGAAGTCATCAGTCGTTCTGTTGGAGACACAACTGATATCGTAACCAAGGAAATGTATGACTTTTACGACAAGGGAGACCGTCATATTACCCTCCGTCCAGAAGGAACTGCTCCAGTCGTTCGTTCTTATGTGGAAAACAAACTCTTCGCACCAGAAGTTCAAAAACCAAGTAAGTTCTACTACATGGGGCCAATGTTCCGCTATGAGCGTCCACAAGCAGGTCGTTTGCGCCAATTCCACCAGATTGGTGTGGAGTGCTTTGGCTCTAGCAATCCAGCTACCGATGTGGAAACTATCGCTATGGCAGCCCACTTCTTGAAAGAAATTGGCATACAAGGTGTTAAATTGCACCTCAACACTCTTGGAAATCCTGAGAGCCGTGCGGCTTACCGTCAGGCCTTGATTGACTACTTAACACCGCTCAAGGAAACCTTGTCTAAGGATAGCCAACGTCGCTTGGAGGAAAATCCTCTCCGTGTCTTGGACTCTAAGGAAAAAGAAGATAAGGTAGCAGTAGAGAATGCGCCTTCTATTTTGGATTTCCTTGATGAAGAAAGCCAAGCTCATTTTGATGCTGTGCGTCAGATGTTGGAGAATCTGGGTGTAGACTACATCATCGATACCAATATGGTGCGTGGTCTAGACTACTACAACCACACTATTTTCGAGTTTATCACTGAGATTGAGGGCAATGACCTGACAGTCTGTGCGGGTGGTCGTTACGATGGTTTGGTTGCTTACTTTGGTGGCCCTGAAACTGCTGGATTTGGTTTTGGACTTGGTGTAGAGCGCCTGCTTCTCATCCTTGAAAAGCAAGGTGTGGCCCTCCCTATCGAAAACGCCCTAGATGTCTATATCGCAGTCTTGGGTCAAGGGGCAAATGTCAAGGCTTTGGAATTGGTACAAGCCCTTCGCCAACAAGGTTTCAAAGCAGAGCGTGATTACCTCAATCGTAAACTCAAAGCTCAGTTCAAGTCAGCCGATGTCTTTGCGGCTAAGACCCTCATCACTCTAGGTGAGAGCGAAGTCGAAAGCGGACAAGTAACGGTCAAGAACAATCAAACCCGAGAAGAAGTGCAAGTGTCGCTTGAGACAATCAGCCAAAACTTCTCAGAAATCTTTGAAAAACTAGGGTTTTAATGATAGATAAACTGGTCAGGATTTTATTCCTGACCTTTTTCTTTTGCAAAATGACAAAAATCTTAAACTTTTTGACAAAGATAATTGTCAAAAATAAAAAGATATGTTACAATGAAATCAAGTTAAGAAATAAAGAACTAGGAGGGGGCCACATGTGGGTATGGATTTTTTTTCCTTTTCTCGTCTTGATTTATAGTAGTCAATCTAAAAAAATCAAGCGGTTAGAGAAAAGGTTAAAGGTAATCGAAAGAAAAGAGAAAGGAAATATAGATATGTCAAGATTATTGCAAGAATTAATTGGGAAAAAACCAACAATCGTTGGACAAGTGTTTGGAACAAATTTATGGGAAGTTGTGGATGTTGATGAGGAATGGGTCAAACTACGTCATGTTGATAAAAATGGGAAAGAAAAATTCAAGTTGCAACGTATTGAGGATATCCAAGCCGTTGAATTTGATGGAGAGTAGGTGTGTAACATGCAACTAAAAAACCGTCTAAAAGAGCTTCGGGCTCGCGATGGCCTGAATCAAACCGAGCTGGCCAAACTAGCTGGCGTGTCCAGGCAAACCATCAGTTTGCTAGAGCGGGATGAGTACACGCCCTCCATCGTCATTGCTCTGAAGATTGCTCAGATCTTCAATGAGCCAGTCGAGTCAGTTTTTCGCTTAGAGGAGGATGAGTGATGAACAAGTATAAAGTGATTTATTATCTCTGTATCGTTGTGTTTATCGTGAATCTTTTGGCTATGATTGGAAGCCTATTTGGTTGGTTTACAATCGTTGAAAGTAAGTATCTCTTCTGGATAAATTTAGTGCTACTATTAGTCTTTAGATGGGTAGAGAGAAAGATAAAATTCAAAGAGCTCGTAAAAGGAGAAAAGTTATGAAAGAATTTTTAGCAGGTTTTCAAGTCGATACTGAAGACAAAGCACTTGCAGGTGTTTGTGCAGGTTTAGGAAATTATTTTAACATCCAAACCAACATCGTTCGTTTGGTGACGCTCTTCTTGTTTCTCTCTTCGACGGAGATTGGTATTTTAACAGTTACAGCCTATGCTTATCTAGCAGGTTGGCTTGGCAATGAGCCCTTGGGAGATAGAGCGAAAAAAGCAAGAAATCAAGCTATTCTCTTATTTGTTGTTTGTTTGCTTTTGGTGTCGCTTGGAGCAGAAGGTTTGACAGCTATTTTTGAATCAGGTAAAGCCTTTGGTCAATGGTTGGCTGGATTAGTTTAGAGGGAGGATGAAAATGAAAAAGAAACGAATCTTATACTTCTTAGCGATTGGTGTTTTAGGCTATTTTACAGGTATGCTTGCAGGTCGTGCTTGGGCATTGGGCACAAGTTTTAATTTGAATACTCTAGTTCCATGGATTTCAGCATCTTGTTTATTGATAGCTTTGATTAGCATTTTTTTAACTATCTATTTCTTAAAAAAGAGTCGGAAATTCCATGCTTTATATCAAATGGAAATAGATGACGATGTGAATGAAACTTATTATGTACAAATGTATCGAAATCTCGAGTTTGGTACGATTGCTTTTAACATTGTGTCAGTTATGACTATATTAGCTTTATTCATCTCTATGAATGAAGTGGTGATACTCCGTACAAGTTTTATCGTTCTAGGACTTTCTGTTCCAGCTCTTATTTTAGCTGCAGTACTTCAAAAATATCTTTTCAAGACGATTTCGATTGTTCGTCAGTTTGATTTGGCATTTTTCTCTATTCCAAAGGATGTGTTAGATTATGTAAATTCTTACGATGAAGGAGAACGACAAGCTAATTTGGAACAGAGTTTTCGAATTTTATTTCAATTAAACCAATATGTTTTACCAGGTTTGTATATTTTGATTGATATCGTTTCTGTACTTACGGGAGAAATTCAGTTATTAGGTCTTTTAGCTGTAGCTGTAGTCCATATTTATATCAATATAATGCAGATACCTATGGTGAAACGTTATTTTAAATAGAAAAGATCACTTAAACTATTTAAGGTTATTGGCTAGTTTAGATAGAGGTCAGAAAATGAAAAATAATCGTAGATGGTTGAGAGTAGTAGTGTGTATGTTAAGTGCTTTTGTAGGAGCCTTTGCTTACACTCTTAGAGGTATAGCTGAACAGATTCAAATGTCACAAGTCTTACACACTGTTTATGGATTCGCTCTCGTTATTGGAGGAATTTCCTTCATCTTAGCCCTGTATTATCTTGGCAAAAGTCGAGAAGTTTATACTCTTTATCAAAGGGGGACAGAGGAAGAAGATAGTGATCAGACCTATGTAAGAGCCTATCGTTACTTAGATTATGGTTCGGTTTCTTCAAATGTTTTGATGATAGCAATGATGACCAGTGGGATCATACTGATTTCTCCGATATTTAAGAATACCTTGCTAATTCTTCCTGCTCTTATTCTATTATGCTTATACATTATTGTTGCCAATTACTTGTTGCGAACTATTTTTATCGTTCGACACTATAAACTGTCTGTTTATTACACTCCAAAAGATATTTTAGCATATCTTAACAGTTATGATGAGGGAGAAAAGCAGGCAGAGATGGAAAGTGCCTATTTAACTCTGTTTAGGTTGAATCAGATTTTACTGCCATCACTCTATTTTTTATTGATAGTATTATCAGTTGTTTTACGAGAAATACAAGTGGTTGCCTTAGTTCTTTTAGTCGTCATTCATTTTTATATAACTATCGCACAATTAAGAAAAACAAAACGTTATTTTAAATAGGAGTCTTTTATGAAAACACTTAAAAACATTGGCTGGTTTGTTCTTGCTTTCTTATCATTTTTGTTTATCTACGGTTTTATTCAGACTTTACCTCTGATTGCTCTTGGTTCAGGTGCACCTATAGTCGGTGTTCTTCCGCTTTATATTCTATTAGCAGGAGCTTTTACCTTCTTAACATACAAGTGGTATAAGACAGGAACTGTTACGATAGAAAAAACGGGCCTTAACAAATACATCTGGTTGCCTGCCTTGGTATGGGTCCTTATCATTGTTGTACAAAATTTCTTACCAAATGATCCATCTGTCAGTCAACAGACGGCAGAACAATTGACTCATAATCAACCTCTCTTCTCTTTCTTCATGATTGTTGTCTTTGCACCCCTGACAGAAGAGTTGACCTTTAGAGGTCTGTTAGCTCGTTATGTCTTCCCTCAGCAGGATAACGTCAAGCAGACAGTACTCTTTCTTCTTGTAAGTACTATCATTTTTGCCCTTGTTCATTTCCCTGGCACTCCTCAACAATTCCTAGTGTATGGTTCCCTCGGTTTGAGCTTGGGCTTGGCATATATCAGCAAAGGTGGTTTGGCATACAGCATTGCTTTACATGCTTTAAATAATTTAATCGGATTTTTAATGATTCTCATGCTATAATAGACTCAGGAGGAAGTCATGAAACGAGTGATATTATTAGCAGTGATTCAGGCAGTTGTACTCTTCTTCATTATTGGAGCGCTTGCCTATGCTTTTAAAGGGGATTTCTTTTATAACCATCTAGCAGTTATCTTTGCACCAATCGCAGGTATTATGCGATTTGCGACAGCCTATGCAACGGAGATTGTTCTCCCTAAAAAGGCTGCAGAGATTGCTGAAAAGCGAAAAAAATAAAGAAATACCAAGTAAAATAAGGTCCAGCGAATGATTTTGCTGGATTTTTTCATTTATAGCAGGATTCTTCTCAACTTTTCTGATGATTTTCATGAAGAGCCTGCGCTTTTATGGTAAAATAGTAACAGAATAAAAGAGGAGAGAAAACATGAAACGTAGTATGTATGCTGGTCGTGTTCGTGAGGAACACATCGGACAAGAAATTACCTTGAAAGGATGGGTAGCCCGTCGTCGTGACCTTGGTGGTTTGATCTTTATCGATCTTCGTGACCGTGAAGGAATCATGCAGTTGGTTATCAACCCAGAAAAAGTATCTGCAGAGGTGATGGCAACAGCTGAAAGCCTTCGTAGTGAATTTGTCATCGAGGTGACTGGTCAAGTTGCTGCACGTGAGCAAGCCAATGATAAGTTGGCGACTGGTGCAGTTGAATTGAATGTAACAGCTCTTTCTGTACTTAACACAGCCAAAACAACACCATTTGAAATCAAGGATGGCATTGAAGCGAACGATGATACGCGTCTACGTTACCGTTATCTTGACCTTCGTCGTCCAGAAATGTTGGAAAATCTTAAACTTCGTGCCAAAGTAACACATTCTATCCGCAACTACTTGGATGAGTTGGAATTTATTGATGTGGAAACGCCATTCCTTTCTAAGTCAACACCAGAGGGGGCGCGTGACTATTTGGTGCCTTCTCGTGTCAATAAGGGTCATTTCTATGCCCTTCCTCAAAGTCCGCAGATTACAAAACAGTTGTTAATGAATGCGGGATTTGACCGTTACTACCAAATCGTCAAATGTTTCCGCGATGAAGATTTACGTGGAGACCGTCAACCTGAGTTTACACAGGTCGACTTGGAAACTTCATTCCTTACTGAGCAAGAAATTCAAGATATCACAGAAGGTTTGATTGCGCGCGTGATGAAGGAAACAAAAGGCATCGAAGTAACACTGCCATTCCCTCGTATGAAGTATGATGATGCCATGGCTCTTTATGGTTCTGACAAGCCTGATACTCGTTTTGAGATGTTGCTTCAGGACTTGACAGAAGTGGTCAAAGGTGTTGACTTTAAAGTCTTTTCAGAAGCACCTGCTGTAAAAGCCATTGTGGTCAAAGGAGCTGCGGACAACTATTCACGTAAAGATATCGACAAGATGACCGAAGTAGCCAAACAGTACGGTGCCAAAGGTCTTGCTTGGGTCAAGGTTGTTGATGGAGAATTAAACGGACCAGTTGCGAAATTCTTGACTGGTATCCAAGCAGAATTGACTGCAGCACTTGGTCTTGAAGATAAGGATTTGGTTCTCTTTGTGGCTGATACGCTTGAAGTAGCCAATGCAACACTTGGTGCCCTTCGTGGACGTATTGCTAAAGAACTAGGCTTGATTGATCAGGATAAATTTAACTTCCTTTGGGTTGTTGACTGGCCAATGTTTGAATGGTCTGAAGAAGAAGGGCGTTATATGAGTGCCCACCATCCATTTACCCTTCCTCAAGCAGAAACTGCTCATGAGCTTGAAGGTGATTTGGCTAAGGTTCGTGCCATTGCCTATGATATCGTCTTGAACGGTTATGAGCTTGGTGGTGGTAGTCTTCGTATCAACCAAAAAGAACTCCAAGAACGCATGTTCAAAGCTCTTGGTTTCTCAGCTGAAGAAGCCAATGACCAGTTTGGTTTCCTTTTGGAAGCTATGGACTATGGTTTCCCACCACACGGTGGTTTGGCTATCGGTCTTGACCGTTTTGTCATGTTGCTCGCTGGAGAGGAAAATATCCGCGAAGTCATCGCCTTTCCTAAGAACAATAAGGCAACTGACCCAATGACGCAAGCACCATCAACAGTAGCTCTTAAACAACTAGAGGAACTTAATCTACAAGTAGAACAAGATGAAACAAACGAAACTAACTAAAAAGTGGTACCATTATCTTCGCCGCTTTGCTTATCGAGTAAGGATTTTGCGTGTTTTACAGAGTATCTCCCGAGAAAAATACGATGAAAAAATCTCAGCTTCTCTGGTATATGGTTTTCTATCAGCAGTAGCCGTCAATTTCTTTTTCCAACCAGGGCACGTTTATTCAAGTGGTGCGACAGGTTTAGCTCAGATTATATCTGCCCTTAGTAACCACTGGTTTGGTTTTCATTTCCCGATTTCAGTAGCCTTTTATGCCATCAATATTCCTCTCATGATTTTGGCCTGGTATCAAATTGGGCATAAGTTCACGATTTTTACCTTTATCACGGTATCCATGAGCTCGCTCTTTATCCAGTTTGTGCCTGTGGTGGTCTTAACAGAGGATCCCATCATCAATGCCCTTTTTGGGGGTGTTGTCATGGGATTGGGGATCGGCTTTGCTTTACGTCATAACATCTCCAGTGGAGGAACAGACATTGTCAGCTTAACCATTCGTAAGAAGACTGGTCGTAACGTCGGAAGTATCTCTTTCTTGGTTAATGGTACAATCATGTTGATTGCAGGAGTGACCTTTGGTTGGAAATATGCCCTTTATTCCATGATTACCATCTTTGTCTCAAGTCGTGTGACAGATGCAGTTTTCACCAAGCAAAAACGCATGCAGGCCATGATTGTTACTAGCAATCCAGATGCCGTCATTGAGAAAATCCATAATAAATTGCACCGTGGAGCAACCATGATCCATGATGCTGAAGGAACTTATAATCACCAGCGTAAGGCTGTTTTGATTACGGTTATCACTCGTGCAGAGTTCAATGATTTTAAATTAATCATGAAGCAAGTTGATCCAACAGCATTTGTTTCTGTTTCAGAAAATGTTCATATCCTAGGCCGATTTGTCGAAGTCGAAAACTAAAGATTTCAGGACATCTTCAAATTCCATTAGTGATACCTTGCTCTAGTTTACTAATAGTTATTTATAACAATGAATAGAACGAAAAAACCAACTCTTGAACATATTGTCAGAGTTGGGCTTTTTTATTTTTCAACGATTTTGTGGGCAATCAACTGGCGGTAACAAATTTGTTTGTTGTTTTTAGCATCATTGATGATCTGGAGAATAGTTTCAAAGGAAACACGACCAAGCTCCAAACTATTGATATCGACATAGGCCGCCAAGTTGAGCTTGGGATTGACTGAGTCGAAGCTGAGGACAGGGACATCCAGTTGGTGTTTTGCGATGTAATCACAGACCCCTGCAGCAAGGAGACTATCAATGGTAATAATAGCGTCAATATTTGGATTGTGTTTGAAGAGAAGTCTACTAAAGCGATAACCATTATCTTCAAGAAATTCAGTAGCAAAGTAAGTCAGATTAGTATCGAGAGGAAGTTGGTGTTGTTTTAGAGCTAGCTCGTAACCTGTCAGACGGTCTAGTGTTACGAAGAGTCGCTTAGTACCTCCGATAAAGGCAATTCGCTTGCATCCTTTTTTGATGAAATACTCTGTCGCATCAAAACCAGCTTGGACATTGTCATTATCGACAAGTGGAATGAAGGGAGATAGAGATTTACCTAAGATAAGGAAAGGAAATTGCTCGTCTACTACTAACTTAACCAAAGGGTCCTCTTCTTGGGCATAGAGGAAAATCAAACCGTCTACACGCTTACCATAGACCATCTGAGAAATAGCTTTAAGACGCTCTTTGGCATCTTTACCTGTCGCAATCTGAATGGCGTAGTGGTTTTCAGAGGCGACTTGGGCGATACCACGGAGGACAGATGGGAAGAAAGGATTTTGATAGAAGGCATCTGAGTCGTCAGGAAGCACCAAGCCAATAACTTGGGTATAACTGCTTACCAAGCTACGAGCGTTGAGGTTGGGGTGGTAATTGAGCTCCTTCATAGCCTTGCGAACGCGTTTTTTTGTTTCATCGCTAATGGTTGATTTATTTTGAATAACACGGGTTACGGTTGAAGGTGAAACACCAGCAGCCTTGGCCACGTCTTTAATCGTAACAGGCATAATAATCTCCTACTTATGGTAGTCTGGATCACGGAAATGCGTTTTGTAAAAGATAGTGACCAGGTATAGAACAAATAAAATATTTTGAACAGTAATTAAAGTGGCCATATTTTGGCCTAGGAGACCTAGAATCATAGCAAGTAAGGTTGGTAATCCTAAACAGTTCAAAATGAAATGATAGCACTCTTTGTAGCTTTTAAATGAAAAGAGACGCGATTTTTTCGTGAAGTAGAGCAAGAGGCTAGCACCTAAAGCAACAATAAAAAAATTAAGTCCAAAGAGGAAGCTAGAACCTAGCACAAGAAAGAGACTAATATAGGCGCGATTCTGTTGATACCAGTCTTTAGAAATGGCTTGTGTTAAGCTTTCCTTGCTTTGGAAGCTCTCAGTCGTTATCGCGTGATAGCGAATGCTGGTCAATTCTTTTCCTTGCTTACTGATGATGAGTTTCTCAGGTTCAAAGTTCAGAAGTAATTCCTCAGGGAAGTTTGAACTAGAAGGGTCTCCGATTTGGATAGAAGCTTGATGAGGAGATGAACCTGCATAGCTCAACTTACCATCTACAATCTTTGCATTGGCAGCCAAATCCTGAACCACACTATCCGTCAAAGGAGTGTAGACATCATCGATGAAAGTTTCTAAAGGATAAGTTTCCTGAGAACTGTTTTGGATAGCAATAGGGATCATCGACAAGCTAATCAAGAAGATACTGGTAAAAATCAGTTGGAACCAGTTGAGACCAAAACGTTGAGATAGGGGCTTACGGAATCCCCAGATACTATTAAAATAAGAAAATGGATATGGCAACATAATTCTCTTTCTAAGGCATTTTTCTATATGAGTATTATATAGAGAAATGTGTTTAATTTCAAGTGGGTCAGGTACAATGCTGGTTGAAAGTAGGCTTTTGCTTTAAATTGTTCATAAACAAGAAGCATTACCTTAAACTTTTATTTCTCATCAGATTATCTAAGTAAGGACAAGTTTCAAAATGAAAAAGGGTGGCGGGGGTATATTACCCCTTGTCGCCACCGCTTGTAAGTCCTGAAACGAAGTTCTTTTGCAAGAAGAAGAAAAGTGTACAGATTGGAAGAGCGATGAGGATAGCACCTGCTGAGAAGTAGGCAATCTTCAAGTTCTTCGCATTGCTAACGAAGGTTTGTAGACCAACGGCAACTGTAAAGTATTCTTTCTCACGAAGCAAGAAACTAGAGAGGATGTAGTCTCCGAAAGGTCCCATGAAGGCCCAGAGTGCTTGTACCGCCACCATTGGGCGAACAAGAGGGAGAACGATTTGCCAGAAGCGGCGGAAGTGTCCTGCACCATCAAGTTTTGCAGATTCATCAAGAGACATTGGCACGGTGTCAAAGTAACCTTTCATGAGCCAAGCATTCATCGGAATACCTCCACCAACATAAAGGAAGATGAGGAACCAGCTATGGTTAAGGGCGTTCAACATGAGGGCCATAACGAAGAAGGCAGTCAAAGCAGCCATTGTAGGCACCATTTGGATAATCAAGAAGAAGACCAAACTTTGCTTACGAGCCAAGAAATTGTAACGGCTATAAGCATAACCAGCAAGTACGATAATACTTGTTTGAACAGCCATGGTAATCAAGGCGATAATCAAAGTGTTGAGGTACCAAGTACCGTACAAGGTTTCAGTGAAGAGGCCTTTAAAGTTATCAAAATTGAGGTCGATGTTAGTATCTAGTTTAAAGGCTGAGACGTTACCTGCTTTAAAGGCTGACATGATGGTAATCAAAAGTGGATAGATAATCACGATTGATAGGCCAATTAAGTAGAGGTAAGTAAGGGTTTGAGTCAGTCTACGTTTGAGTTTAATTGAGTTATTCATCTTAGACGTCCTCCATATCAAATGCGTGTAGTTTCTTGAAGGCAATCATAGAAATAGAGATGACAATGATTGAAATAATCAAGGTAACGGCAGCTGCCATAGAGTATTGGGGAGCTGTACCTGTTGTCAAACGGTAAATCCATGAGATCAAGATATCGGTTGAACCAGCTCCACCACCGACACTACCAGGACCACCGCCATTGAAGAGGTACATGATAGAGAAGTTGTTGAAGTTGAAGGTGTATTGGCTGATTAAAGTAGGCGCTGCAACAGCCAAAATCATTGGGAAAGTGATGCTGCGGAATTTTTGCCAAGCGTTTGCACCGTCGATATAAGCTGCTTCATACAAGTCGTTTGGAATAGACTGTAGAATACCGAGAGTTAGGACATAGATATAAGGGAATCCAAGCCAACCTTGCATCATAATCAAGGCAACCTTAGTCCAAGTAGGGTCTGTTTTCCAAGGAATGAGTGCTCCATCGAGGAATGGAAGAACCTTAGCAAAGAGAGGGATTACTTGAGTATTGATAGCACCAACACTATCGTTGAACATGTTTGAGAATGTCAAGATAGTGATAAAGGCTGGAACTGCCCAAGGTAGAAGGAAGATGACACCAAAGATACGTTTCCCCTTGATGAATGGTTGGTTAGCAATAATAGCTGTAAAGATACCGAGTACGATTTGCAAAGTCGATGCAGATAAAGCCCAGATAATAGTCCAAGAAAGAACAGAACCGAAGGCTGAACGGAAGGTACTCAAGCTCCATATATTTGTAAAGTTAGTCAATCCAACCCAATCCAACAATTTATTTGGTGGTAAATGTTGGAAATCGTAGTTAGTAAAGGCAATCATCAAGGTTACAATAACCGGGAAGATGATTGCAAATGTCATGGCAACGTAAGATGGAATGATAAGCAAGTAAGGGAATCCATTTTCATAGATACCTTTAATCATATCCTTAAGTGTCAATGGGACAGGGATGCCATTATTGATACGTTTTGCAATAGTGTGAGCGTCTTTAATATTGAGAATATAAAAGGCTAGATAAACAATTACAAAAATAGAGTGGAATGCACCACGAATCAACATGAAGAGAGAGTTGTCACGGCCAGGTTTTTCACCAAGCGTGATTAAGTTGCTCAATTCAGGTGCTGCAAGTACTATAAAATAGAGGACAAAAGCTAATGTTACAGCAAGGAAGATAAAACCTTTGGCTTTTTGTTTGTTATAGATTTGCCCCAACCCAGGAATCAATGAAAGCAAGGCTGCTTTTCTTGGTTGTTGTTCCATGAGTGCTCCTTTCATAAGATGTGAACGTCAAGCTGAGTTCTGTTAATATCTAAAAATCAAGGGGGATAAGTTTTAAATCCCCCTTGAATCAATCAATTAGTTACCAAATTTTTGTTGGATTGTTTCTTTGATCAATGTTACAGCATCAT is a genomic window containing:
- a CDS encoding transporter, producing the protein MKLLLRNQAYRVLSLSRFFNAFGASIFNLVFVVYASTLPEASVAVAMANVVMMLPTLFTVFVGIRADYTKDKVKWMTYVGLFQAVLFFLAALVVQQASFFAFSTLCLINVISDVASDFAGGLRMPLVKEKVAESDLMEAYSFSQFITYISAIGGQAFGVWLLGVSTQNFSLVAVINAIFFLVSALVLFLGRAELGLSTPLVDSKSLKNEKLSIKDQFLTIYRNLRLVFLKSGQKNFGFMLFAILIINALGGALGGIYNIFLLNHSLLNFSYKDALFILQLITLLAVIISSLTGNDYFGKQSLPRLMMWVTLGASLVGLSNLLNQVLLGMLFVFFTMYVSGKISPKISALLMKNLAPEVLSRTSNFLGLLFTLSIPVGTACFSLVAVWDIQLTWALFVGLSLLAILLASLNLKHEI
- the hisS gene encoding histidine--tRNA ligase codes for the protein MKLQKPKGTQDILPAESAKWQYVEGFAREIFKRYNYAEVRTPIFEHYEVISRSVGDTTDIVTKEMYDFYDKGDRHITLRPEGTAPVVRSYVENKLFAPEVQKPSKFYYMGPMFRYERPQAGRLRQFHQIGVECFGSSNPATDVETIAMAAHFLKEIGIQGVKLHLNTLGNPESRAAYRQALIDYLTPLKETLSKDSQRRLEENPLRVLDSKEKEDKVAVENAPSILDFLDEESQAHFDAVRQMLENLGVDYIIDTNMVRGLDYYNHTIFEFITEIEGNDLTVCAGGRYDGLVAYFGGPETAGFGFGLGVERLLLILEKQGVALPIENALDVYIAVLGQGANVKALELVQALRQQGFKAERDYLNRKLKAQFKSADVFAAKTLITLGESEVESGQVTVKNNQTREEVQVSLETISQNFSEIFEKLGF
- a CDS encoding helix-turn-helix transcriptional regulator; protein product: MQLKNRLKELRARDGLNQTELAKLAGVSRQTISLLERDEYTPSIVIALKIAQIFNEPVESVFRLEEDE
- a CDS encoding PspC domain-containing protein, producing MKEFLAGFQVDTEDKALAGVCAGLGNYFNIQTNIVRLVTLFLFLSSTEIGILTVTAYAYLAGWLGNEPLGDRAKKARNQAILLFVVCLLLVSLGAEGLTAIFESGKAFGQWLAGLV
- a CDS encoding DUF3169 family protein — protein: MKKKRILYFLAIGVLGYFTGMLAGRAWALGTSFNLNTLVPWISASCLLIALISIFLTIYFLKKSRKFHALYQMEIDDDVNETYYVQMYRNLEFGTIAFNIVSVMTILALFISMNEVVILRTSFIVLGLSVPALILAAVLQKYLFKTISIVRQFDLAFFSIPKDVLDYVNSYDEGERQANLEQSFRILFQLNQYVLPGLYILIDIVSVLTGEIQLLGLLAVAVVHIYINIMQIPMVKRYFK
- a CDS encoding DUF3169 family protein; its protein translation is MKNNRRWLRVVVCMLSAFVGAFAYTLRGIAEQIQMSQVLHTVYGFALVIGGISFILALYYLGKSREVYTLYQRGTEEEDSDQTYVRAYRYLDYGSVSSNVLMIAMMTSGIILISPIFKNTLLILPALILLCLYIIVANYLLRTIFIVRHYKLSVYYTPKDILAYLNSYDEGEKQAEMESAYLTLFRLNQILLPSLYFLLIVLSVVLREIQVVALVLLVVIHFYITIAQLRKTKRYFK
- a CDS encoding CPBP family intramembrane glutamic endopeptidase, whose protein sequence is MKTLKNIGWFVLAFLSFLFIYGFIQTLPLIALGSGAPIVGVLPLYILLAGAFTFLTYKWYKTGTVTIEKTGLNKYIWLPALVWVLIIVVQNFLPNDPSVSQQTAEQLTHNQPLFSFFMIVVFAPLTEELTFRGLLARYVFPQQDNVKQTVLFLLVSTIIFALVHFPGTPQQFLVYGSLGLSLGLAYISKGGLAYSIALHALNNLIGFLMILML